One stretch of Streptomyces sp. MMBL 11-1 DNA includes these proteins:
- a CDS encoding fibronectin type III domain-containing protein encodes MAVHQVAGALGDWNVTLSAATPTDVADAVRYFGHMAILPGRVDPAQYGDRLLGMARYVGVVRSRSIQKDDRRSNAVERSISVGGAGMTFWLGDEDNKGAVLENTVTAASGSFANAVRAVLPDSVQEGVLHSVAGVANYNFQWKSPREALTALCDIFGTPSAPVEYRVNHDGTVDAGYVSDLYDTTPTCVITARNPGYDLDFIGLPGAFSADQDVEDYSTRVVALSQGEGDAITTGSADLSDVGATNPYLDLFGNPVTLTRLIDAADAENANLDNLAAQQLGRFQSIRRAITLSAEEYDLAGDITAGDFVWVYHPDLDLIDLNEEIYFRGERINPIKLRVLETTWPIEQGMTVAYRAKDGTWTDLTDYVEFEVNRTGGQEGGVTSLVVSGYDRPLTGGVTTPVGDRVNGDTSTPGIPVFGPFFGNTYQANGDETKAQIQVTWAQPLNTDGSAIVDGSHYEIRYRPNITAPYAATWTEAGQDTWNELHTWNQPRVAPITSTDWQTITVPFDQNSQVVQELTPSVVYEFQIRAVDTASPPNRSTWSSTQAFTAPRDTMPPSTPAAPLVAGSPIALQVRHDLGVSAGGTFNLEADTNHLEVHVSNDSVYLPDETTLVGRLVCAAALQSGIPVIGTFPVTETDERFVKVVAVDRSGNKSPASDAASATALLIDDAHISDLSVSKVTAGEITADWVLAASIKTATAGQRVELNAVGLQSYGEEGDQTINLSADPDETGNYITFTKAGVAVASIDEDGNLSGQNVAVNGDLTVAGTNVMDLINSLPKGLLFRGERSADSDTTSGSTEIAVLELDTTLVSGRMYRISTSTMRLSGTVIGDTAAIRVRDGGAGSPSTSSDQLAMHTAGITNTSGGGVTVGPFNLIISCDDSSPKTFTNYHSGEHHYLLTLARLTGTGTLSLTTNSATVNAIQLSVEDLGPLIDDTGVDQSAGGGGTVPVQTYTKSYQATWSGSYDSGNAYISYWGNSANQGDAPPASYGNQRGLIGFNSASMVSDLAGATIKNVTVTLYANHWYYNAGGTARIGTHNYTSRPTTWADARVNQNRWTSTKWPKPGKRTVTLPTSVGDEFKTGTSTGISVGPGTSSYTDYGRFAGAGSGSNTPVITITFTK; translated from the coding sequence ATGGCTGTTCACCAGGTAGCAGGAGCCCTCGGGGACTGGAACGTCACCCTGTCTGCGGCGACCCCGACGGATGTGGCGGACGCTGTCCGGTACTTCGGGCACATGGCGATCCTCCCGGGCCGTGTGGATCCGGCCCAGTACGGCGACCGGCTGCTGGGCATGGCCCGGTACGTCGGTGTCGTCCGCTCCCGGAGCATTCAGAAGGACGACCGGCGCAGCAACGCGGTGGAACGGTCCATCAGCGTCGGCGGTGCCGGGATGACGTTCTGGCTCGGCGACGAGGACAACAAGGGTGCCGTTCTGGAGAACACGGTCACCGCGGCCTCCGGCAGCTTCGCGAACGCGGTCCGCGCGGTTCTCCCGGACTCTGTGCAGGAAGGCGTCCTGCACTCGGTGGCGGGGGTCGCGAACTACAACTTCCAGTGGAAGTCTCCCAGGGAAGCCCTGACGGCTCTGTGTGACATCTTCGGCACCCCGTCGGCCCCGGTGGAGTACCGGGTGAACCATGACGGCACCGTCGACGCCGGGTACGTCTCCGACCTGTACGACACCACCCCGACCTGTGTCATCACCGCCCGGAACCCCGGCTACGACCTGGACTTCATCGGCCTGCCGGGGGCGTTCTCCGCCGACCAGGACGTCGAGGACTACTCGACCCGCGTCGTTGCCCTGTCGCAGGGAGAAGGCGACGCGATCACCACCGGGTCGGCGGACCTCTCCGATGTCGGGGCGACAAACCCGTACTTGGACCTGTTCGGGAACCCCGTGACCCTCACGCGGCTGATCGACGCCGCAGACGCCGAGAACGCGAACCTCGACAACCTTGCGGCGCAGCAGCTCGGCCGCTTCCAGAGCATCCGCCGGGCGATCACCCTGTCCGCCGAGGAGTACGACCTCGCCGGGGACATCACCGCCGGGGACTTCGTGTGGGTGTACCACCCCGACCTGGACCTGATCGACCTGAACGAGGAGATCTACTTCCGGGGCGAGCGGATCAACCCGATCAAGCTGCGCGTCCTGGAGACCACGTGGCCGATCGAGCAGGGCATGACGGTCGCCTACCGTGCCAAGGACGGCACGTGGACCGACCTGACGGACTATGTGGAGTTCGAGGTCAACCGCACCGGCGGCCAGGAAGGCGGCGTCACCTCGCTCGTGGTGTCCGGGTACGACCGGCCCCTCACCGGTGGTGTCACGACCCCGGTCGGGGACCGAGTCAACGGCGACACCTCCACCCCAGGCATCCCGGTGTTCGGGCCGTTCTTCGGGAACACGTACCAGGCGAACGGCGACGAGACGAAAGCCCAGATCCAGGTCACGTGGGCGCAGCCGCTGAACACCGACGGGTCGGCGATCGTGGACGGCTCCCACTACGAGATCCGGTACCGGCCCAACATCACTGCCCCGTACGCGGCGACGTGGACGGAGGCAGGGCAGGACACGTGGAACGAGTTGCACACGTGGAACCAGCCTCGGGTCGCTCCGATCACCAGCACCGACTGGCAGACGATCACGGTGCCGTTCGACCAGAACAGCCAGGTTGTGCAGGAGCTGACCCCGTCGGTGGTGTACGAGTTCCAGATCCGGGCGGTGGACACGGCATCACCGCCGAACCGGTCCACGTGGTCGTCGACGCAGGCGTTCACCGCGCCCAGGGACACGATGCCCCCGTCGACTCCTGCTGCGCCCCTGGTGGCGGGCTCTCCGATCGCGTTGCAGGTCCGGCACGACCTCGGCGTCAGCGCGGGCGGCACCTTCAACCTGGAGGCTGACACCAACCACCTCGAAGTCCACGTCTCCAACGACTCTGTGTACCTCCCGGACGAGACGACGCTCGTCGGCCGGCTCGTGTGCGCAGCGGCGTTGCAGTCCGGTATCCCGGTCATTGGGACGTTCCCGGTGACGGAGACCGACGAACGGTTCGTGAAGGTCGTCGCGGTCGACCGGTCGGGCAACAAGTCCCCTGCTTCGGATGCTGCGTCGGCTACGGCGCTCCTCATCGACGACGCCCACATCTCGGATCTGTCGGTGTCGAAGGTGACGGCTGGGGAGATCACCGCGGATTGGGTGCTCGCCGCTTCGATCAAGACTGCTACTGCTGGGCAGCGGGTCGAGCTGAACGCTGTGGGGCTCCAGTCGTACGGGGAGGAAGGCGATCAGACGATCAATCTGTCTGCCGACCCGGACGAGACCGGCAACTACATCACCTTCACGAAGGCCGGGGTGGCTGTTGCGTCGATCGACGAGGACGGCAACCTGTCCGGGCAGAACGTCGCGGTCAACGGCGACCTCACCGTCGCGGGCACCAACGTCATGGATCTGATCAACAGTCTCCCGAAGGGCCTGCTGTTCCGGGGGGAGCGGAGCGCGGACTCCGACACGACGTCTGGCAGCACGGAGATCGCTGTTCTGGAGCTGGACACCACCCTGGTGAGTGGCCGGATGTACCGCATCTCGACATCGACGATGCGGCTGTCCGGCACGGTGATCGGCGACACGGCCGCCATCCGAGTCCGGGACGGCGGGGCCGGATCCCCGTCGACATCGTCGGACCAGCTGGCCATGCACACCGCCGGGATCACGAACACCAGCGGTGGCGGTGTCACGGTCGGCCCGTTCAACCTGATCATCTCGTGCGACGACTCCAGCCCCAAGACGTTCACGAACTACCACTCCGGTGAGCACCACTACCTGCTGACGCTGGCCCGCCTGACCGGGACGGGCACCCTGTCGTTGACGACGAACTCCGCGACGGTGAACGCGATCCAGCTGTCCGTAGAGGACCTCGGACCGCTGATCGACGACACGGGCGTGGACCAGTCCGCCGGTGGTGGTGGCACGGTGCCCGTGCAGACGTACACGAAGTCCTACCAGGCGACATGGTCGGGCTCGTACGACTCGGGGAACGCCTACATCTCGTACTGGGGCAACAGCGCGAACCAGGGCGACGCGCCCCCGGCGTCGTACGGCAACCAGCGGGGCCTCATCGGCTTCAACTCGGCGTCGATGGTGTCCGATCTGGCAGGCGCCACGATCAAGAACGTCACGGTCACCCTGTACGCGAACCACTGGTACTACAACGCGGGCGGCACGGCCCGGATCGGGACGCACAACTACACGTCCCGGCCGACGACGTGGGCCGACGCGCGGGTCAACCAGAACCGGTGGACGTCCACGAAGTGGCCGAAGCCCGGCAAGCGCACCGTCACGCTGCCGACCAGCGTGGGCGACGAGTTCAAGACCGGCACCTCGACCGGCATCTCGGTCGGCCCCGGAACGTCCAGCTACACCGACTACGGCCGCTTCGCCGGGGCCGGGTCAGGTTCGAACACCCCCGTCATCACGATCACGTTCACGAAGTAA